A region from the Schistocerca serialis cubense isolate TAMUIC-IGC-003099 chromosome 1, iqSchSeri2.2, whole genome shotgun sequence genome encodes:
- the LOC126479863 gene encoding long-chain fatty acid transport protein 1-like isoform X3, with product MLVVGAAACACAAAVWLLLGPINLVQLVLVAAVAYLAASGGFHWLYVAALTAPRDIKALTRFICLKLQVRSHMKKNISIGEIFQQHAKKHPNKPCLLFEDEEWTFGQVEEYSNRVASVFASLGFKKGDAVAIFLENRPEFVCLWLGLSKLGVIAPLINFNLRQYPLVHSIKASNCTAVIFQRELAPAIKDIKESLPASVQLYQWYTGSASSDISAALGEKDLPQLLAAASPTPTTVVDKPAYDDPLLYIYTSGTTGLPKAAVISHARFEFIAAAISWLAGFKNSDRFYTPLPLYHTAGGVMTIGQALLYGCTVVIRKKFSASAYFSDVKKYKCTVGQYIGEMCRYILAVPPKQQDKDHTIRLMFGNGLRPQIWKEFVKRFNIPRVAEFYGATEGNANIVNIDNTVGAIGFVSRIIPSVYPLSIIKVDPATGEPIRNAKGLCIECGPGEPGVFVGKIIHNDPSRAFLGYVDKAASQKKVIHNVLRKGDSAFISGDILVADKWGNLFFKDRTGDTFRWKGENVSTTEVEAVVSNVANYRDSVVYGVQVPGMEGRAGMVAILDEDSTLDLKAFAEGLKQSLPSYARPIFLRILKKVDMTGTYKLKKKDLQDEGFDPTNIKDRLYYLSSNGTYELLTEDVFSQINNGKIRF from the exons AGCCTTGACAAGATTCATCTGTTTGAAGCTGCAAGTGCGTAGTCATATGAAGAAGAACATATCGATTGGGGAAATTTTCCAGCAGCATGCCAAGAAGCACCCAAACAAGCCTTGCCTGCTGTTTGAAGATGAGGAATGGACATTTGGCCAG GTGGAAGAATACAGCAACCGTGTAGCAAGTGTATTTGCAAGTCTTGGATTCAAGAAGGGCGATGCAGTTGCCATCTTCCTAGAAAACAGACCAGAATTTGTCTGTCTGTGGCTGGGCCTCTCAAAATTAGGTGTTATTGCACCTCTCATAAACTTCAACTTGCGCCAGTATCCATTGGTACATTCAATAAAGGCTTCAAACTGTACAGCAGTCATATTTCAGAGGGAACTTGCACCAG CAATTAAAGACATAAAAGAGAGTTTGCCAGCCAGTGTGCAGCTTTACCAGTGGTACACTGGTTCAGCTAGCAGTGACATATCTGCTGCACTTGGGGAGAAAGACCTCCCTCAGCTGCTGGCGGCAGCCTCACCCACACCAACCACTGTGGTAGACAAGCCAGCCTATGATGATCCCCTCCTGTACATTTACACCTCGGGCACTACTGGACTACCCAAAGCTGCTGTTATAAGCCATGCAAG ATTTGAGTTTATTGCTGCTGCTATTAGTTGGCTTGCTGGATTTAAAAACTCAGACCGTTTCTACACACCTCTTCCATTATACCATACTGCAGGAGGTGTGATGACCATCGGCCAGGCACTTCTATATGGGTGCACTGTTGTCATACGTAAAAAATTCTCTGCCTCGGCATACttttctgatgtgaagaaatacAAGTGCACG GTGGGGCAGTACATAGGTGAAATGTGTCGCTATATTTTAGCTGTGCCACCAAAGCAACAGGACAAAGATCATACAATAAGACTGATGTTTGGGAATGGTCTGAGGCCACAAATATGGAAAGAATTTGTTAAAAGATTTAATATTCCTAGAGTGGCTGAATTTTATGGAGCAACAGAAGGAAATGCTAATATTG TGAACATTGACAACACTGTTGGTGCAATTGGTTTTGTCTCAAGAATCATCCCATCTGTATATCCTTTATCCATCATAAAAGTGGATCCAGCAACTGGAGAACCAATTCGAAATGCAAAGGGCCTCTGCATAGAATGTGGACCAG GAGAACCAGGTGTGTTCGTAGGTAAAATAATTCATAATGACCCATCAAGAGCATTTCTTGGCTATGTGGACAAAGCAGCTTCACAGAAGAAAGTGATACACAATGTACTGCGAAAAGGAGATTCTGCATTTATATCAG GTGATATTCTTGTAGCAGACAAATGGGGCAATTTATTTTTCAAGGATCGAACAGGAGATACATTCCGCTGGAAGGGTGAAAATGTTTCTACAACAGAAGTAGAAGCTGTTGTTAGTAATGTTGCTAACTACAGGGATTCTGTTGTTTATGGAGTCCAG GTGCCGGGGATGGAAGGCAGAGCAGGAATGGTAGCCATTTTAGATGAAGATAGCACCTTAGACCTAAAAGCATTTGCTGAAGGCCTGAAACAGTCTCTGCCATCTTATGCtcgacctatttttctcagaattctaaAAAAGGTTGACATGACAG GTACCtataaactgaagaaaaaagatCTTCAGGATGAAGGCTTTGATCCTACAAACATCAAAGATAGATTGTATTACCTCTCTTCCAATGGGACATATGAGCTTCTCACAGAGGATGTGTTCTCACAAATAAATAATGGAAAGATAAGATTCTAG